The genomic stretch CTTGCCCCAGCAGCCCTGGCGGATCTGGATGCGCAATTCGGCGCAGGGGCGGCGTGCGCTGCATTGGCCGCCGCTGGTGCCGGTCACCGCCTCGCACTGCGACGCGAGCCGCGCTGCCGCCGCGCCGCCGATGTCGCCGGTGCAGCTCTGCTCGCCTGCACCTGCGCGCCATGTGCCGCCGTGCTTGATGGGGTGCGGGCGCGGCTTGGGCTTGGGTTTCGGCTTGGGCGTCGGGCGCGGTGTCGGCCGGGCGGCGGGGACCGCGGGGTAGAGATAGCGGCGATAGGCGATGGCGACGCAGCCGGCGTCGTTGCACGCATCGCGCTCGCTCAGCAGCGCATAAAGCTGGTTCTCGAGTATCTCGAGCCGCTGGTCGGACGCATTCTGGCGGTCATTCGCCCATTGCCCCGCCAGTTGGCGATGGAGCGCGTTTAGCGCCTTGTCGTCGCACACCAGCCATTCGGCGCGAGTCAGCGTGCCGGTGCACAGCGGGTCCTGCGTCAGCCACGGCGCCGGAGCGGGCGGGGTCGGACTCGCCGTCGGAGTCGGCTTGGGAGTCGCGCTGTTATTGGCGACGGGCTGCCCCCAGCATCCGGCCAGCATTATCAACAACGCCGCCGATCCTATCGCCTTGCGCATCGATTCCCCCCAGAACGCGATCGTTACCGTGACGTCATGATCTCATGAATGCATGGCCAAGTGAAGGGCCGCGCCGACCGCGTTCGCGCTTTGGCGTTGCGGTGGGGGTTGGGAGACACTAGTCGGCAGGAACATTCCCCCTTTCGCCGACTTCCAGGAAGCAGTGATGGCAGACATTCCGAATACCCAGCCCGACAGCCGGGAAACGACGATCCTCGAAGCGCCCGACAAGATGGTGAAGGTGCGCGAGCTGTTCGGGATCGATTCGGACATGGAATGCCCGGCGTTCAGCATCGCCGACGAGCGGGTGCCCGATCTCGACCCCGCTTATGTGTTCGATCCCGACACGACGCTCGCGATCCTGGCGGGGTTTGCGCATAATCGCCGCGTGATGGTCCAGGGCTATCACGGCACCGGCAAGTCGACGCATATCGAACAGGTCGCGGCGCGGCTGAACTGGCCGTGCATCCGGATCAACCTCGACGCGCATATCAGCCGCATCGACCTGATCGGGCGCGACGCGATCGTGCTGAAGGACGGCCAGCAGATCACCGAATTCCGCGAGGGGCTGTTGCCCTGGGCGCTCCAGACGCCGACCGCGCTCGTGTTCGACGAATATGATGCCGGTCGCCCCGACGTGATGTTCGTGATCCAGCGCGTGCTGGAGACCGAGGGCAAGCTGACGTTGCTCGACCAGAACCGCGTGATCCGCCCGAGCCCGTGGTTCCGCCTGTTCGCCACCGCCAACACGGTCGGGCTGGGCGATACCAGCGGGCTGTATCACGGCACCCAGCAGATCAACCAGGGCCAGATGGACCGCTGGAACATCGTCGTCACGCTCAACTATCTGCCCGCCGCGGTCGAGGCGAATATCGTGCTCGCCAAGTCGGGCGAATATGACAAGCCGGGCGGCAAGGAGACTGTCGAGAACATGGTCCGCGTCGCCGAGCTGACCCGCCGCGGCTTCATCATTGGCGACATCTCCACCGTGATGAGCCCGCGTACCGTCATCACCTGGGCCCAGAATGCGCTGATCTTCGGCGATGTCGGCTTCGCGTTCCGCCTGTCGTTCCTGAACAAGTGCGACGAGGCC from Sphingomonas hengshuiensis encodes the following:
- the cobS gene encoding cobaltochelatase subunit CobS, whose translation is MADIPNTQPDSRETTILEAPDKMVKVRELFGIDSDMECPAFSIADERVPDLDPAYVFDPDTTLAILAGFAHNRRVMVQGYHGTGKSTHIEQVAARLNWPCIRINLDAHISRIDLIGRDAIVLKDGQQITEFREGLLPWALQTPTALVFDEYDAGRPDVMFVIQRVLETEGKLTLLDQNRVIRPSPWFRLFATANTVGLGDTSGLYHGTQQINQGQMDRWNIVVTLNYLPAAVEANIVLAKSGEYDKPGGKETVENMVRVAELTRRGFIIGDISTVMSPRTVITWAQNALIFGDVGFAFRLSFLNKCDEAERAQVAEYYQRVFGKDLPESVVGKA